The Thaumasiovibrio subtropicus genome window below encodes:
- a CDS encoding TetR/AcrR family transcriptional regulator: MSVRKAGRPVGGDSDARQKLIDACRPMFMRLPYEKVSTRMVAEKAGVNVALIRYYFQSKAGLFEAMVNDTMEPIHSTMSAVLDKGGFDNLEQLMRTYYKTMAPYPEFPALVARIMNGPADDTQRRILDKQFERFVRPMHETLFSKMPDLKEGCDPTFARLTFLSLMIFPFLIPRGFAELQGIEINAQLLNALADHNMQLLRQGMMKEESEVVS, translated from the coding sequence GTGAGCGTACGTAAAGCAGGGCGTCCCGTAGGTGGCGATAGCGACGCAAGGCAAAAGCTAATTGATGCTTGTAGGCCGATGTTTATGCGTCTGCCTTATGAGAAGGTTTCTACGCGCATGGTCGCCGAGAAAGCGGGCGTGAATGTTGCACTCATTCGCTACTATTTTCAGAGTAAAGCGGGTCTGTTTGAAGCCATGGTGAACGATACCATGGAGCCGATTCATTCAACAATGAGTGCGGTATTAGATAAAGGTGGGTTCGATAATTTAGAACAACTGATGAGAACCTACTACAAGACAATGGCACCCTATCCTGAGTTTCCAGCCTTGGTTGCACGGATTATGAATGGGCCAGCGGATGATACCCAGCGTCGCATATTAGATAAACAGTTTGAGCGCTTTGTGCGTCCGATGCATGAAACCCTATTTTCGAAGATGCCTGATTTGAAAGAAGGTTGCGATCCCACGTTTGCACGTTTGACTTTCCTGAGCTTAATGATTTTTCCGTTCCTGATCCCTAGAGGTTTTGCAGAGTTGCAAGGCATTGAAATTAACGCGCAACTGCTCAATGCCTTGGCTGATCATAATATGCAATTGTTGCGACAGGGAATGATGAAAGAAGAGAGTGAGGTGGTGTCATGA
- a CDS encoding MFS transporter, with the protein MTPKQLTRQFCLQQALHWAITGIGIPVIILLFQAKGLSLFDIGIVMAAWIGSTTLLEIPLGSVADKYGRRSTYILSLWVSILGNMLLLAANHLLSITLAATLLGAARALYSGTLDAWFYQRFHELNDDQPDNFHSALAKVNIAVTLGLAFGALIGGALPEWYATFSSSAAHGYNLNVVLIIFATFGLALFTILVFDNDKPQQHDTISIDARITTTMRHAFQHPTLKRLMQTTLVMGATLSCIENYWQPYLNDTLQSKNTIIFGLLSALYFVMAAISSWLSMPLLKLFHGSHKMLITSSRVLAAIALVLLASTASIITFSCLYLLFFFFFSLGENSESVLIHRHSDEHVRATMLSIHSCLVSLGGVVASLAFGFVSQHAGIAISWVSCGILLLLSSALLLLIPSAAIDGELIKNG; encoded by the coding sequence ATGACACCGAAACAACTCACCCGACAATTTTGTCTGCAACAAGCCTTACATTGGGCAATCACTGGCATCGGTATTCCTGTCATCATATTGTTATTTCAGGCAAAAGGTTTGAGCCTGTTTGACATAGGCATTGTGATGGCTGCTTGGATAGGGAGTACCACACTATTAGAAATTCCGTTGGGTAGTGTGGCAGACAAATATGGACGACGCAGCACCTACATCTTGTCATTATGGGTGAGCATCTTAGGCAATATGCTGCTCCTTGCTGCCAATCATTTGCTTAGCATCACCCTCGCTGCAACACTGCTTGGAGCCGCCAGAGCGCTCTATTCAGGGACACTCGATGCATGGTTTTATCAACGGTTTCATGAACTCAATGACGATCAGCCCGATAACTTTCATTCCGCATTGGCTAAGGTCAATATTGCTGTCACGCTGGGTTTGGCCTTCGGGGCATTGATTGGTGGCGCCCTACCGGAATGGTATGCGACGTTTTCAAGCTCTGCGGCTCATGGGTATAACTTAAATGTCGTCCTTATTATTTTTGCGACCTTCGGCCTTGCACTGTTCACGATATTAGTTTTTGACAATGATAAACCTCAACAGCATGACACCATTTCTATAGACGCCCGAATCACCACAACAATGCGTCACGCGTTTCAACACCCCACATTAAAACGGCTGATGCAAACAACCTTAGTGATGGGTGCAACGCTCAGTTGCATCGAGAACTATTGGCAACCCTACTTGAATGACACCTTGCAATCGAAAAATACGATTATCTTCGGCCTACTCTCCGCACTCTATTTTGTCATGGCCGCGATTTCTTCTTGGCTATCGATGCCATTACTCAAGCTTTTTCACGGCTCTCACAAAATGCTCATCACTAGCTCGCGCGTGCTTGCCGCAATTGCCTTAGTTTTACTTGCCAGCACAGCATCGATCATCACTTTCAGTTGCTTATATCTGTTGTTTTTCTTCTTCTTTTCACTTGGGGAAAACTCAGAATCGGTACTGATTCACCGCCATAGCGATGAACATGTTCGCGCTACCATGCTGTCGATTCATTCCTGTTTGGTCAGCTTAGGTGGGGTCGTCGCATCTCTCGCCTTTGGCTTCGTCTCTCAGCATGCGGGGATTGCGATAAGTTGGGTAAGCTGCGGCATCTTGTTACTGCTTTCAAGTGCCCTACTCTTACTGATTCCAAGCGCAGCAATAGATGGCGAGTTGATAAAAAACGGCTAA
- a CDS encoding efflux RND transporter permease subunit: protein MIRYFSRHPTAANLMMLGLILIGLVSLPKLKRETFPEFAPPYIIASVIYPGASPQEVEESICMRMEDAIDGLANIVESRCEAVEGSASMIIKLTSAEVVSRMLVDVQTQIGAVNDFPAEIETPIVRELDWNEPVVDIAIKADMPLPELKRYAEALKRTLKLDYGVSLVDVAGFSDHQLRVELNPIAVRQLGLNVSDIAAKLSRQNIKLPSGNVELEDRNYLLRFDGQQVTPETLAQIVVGADKNGGVVRLRDIATITDRFELDEQKILFDGEPSAMLRISKNKADDALRIKDRVAQFVDQENATAPAGVELVLTNDLSSLLWDRLTMMVRNGWQGVILVFGVMWLFFSFRYSFWVAAGLPVAFLGSMYLMASLGLSINIMSLVALLMAIGIMMDDAIVISESIASHIDKGQKVKDAVYNGVKKVLPGVMSSYLTTICIFGSLIFLQGEMGAVLRVVPQVLILVLTLSLVEAFLILPNHLRHSLEHHPGGDKESGWKARFLAKFESFRNNQLVTAVSAAVRWRYAFVGGVIGLLFASFALLAGGALKFVGFPELDGDIIEARLILPPGSTLTQTEAVVAELVTAAQKLDAEWTERVEGGERLVLNITEQYNFNADADERGPHVATVRLDLQSAETRKTLIDDFVDAWEAEVGILPHPVSLVYKQPAMGPGGKDLEIRMQHDDLDMLKAASLDTRQFLASFEGVSGVLDDMRMGKPELSISMRPGAEAFGVDGQMIASQLRAAYYGQTADEIQIGAENIKIQVMLEKDRIGDLQGLASFPIVMADGSQLPLGTIANLEYQRNYVRIQRIDGLRTLTVSADVRQSVVSSAEVLRQFRQELQPELMKVYPGLRFNFEGAAKDTAETGSSMATGFALGIFGVFVILSFQFRSYIEPFVVLIAIPLALIGVLWGHWLLGHPLSMPSMMGFVSLAGVVVNDSILLVQYIRHHLDEGDDIYTAVVQASRERFRAVFLTSVTTAAGLLPLLLETSLQAQVIKPLVISIVFGIFTSTLLVLFMIPSAYAILGDFGLVKRHSALDEEQPLKLAS from the coding sequence ATGATTCGCTATTTCTCTCGCCATCCAACCGCTGCTAACTTGATGATGTTGGGGTTGATTCTCATTGGCTTGGTATCACTACCTAAACTGAAACGAGAAACGTTTCCGGAATTTGCGCCGCCTTACATCATTGCGTCAGTGATCTATCCGGGGGCTTCCCCACAAGAAGTCGAAGAAAGCATTTGTATGCGGATGGAAGATGCGATAGATGGCCTCGCCAATATTGTCGAATCGCGCTGTGAAGCGGTTGAAGGCTCCGCATCCATGATTATCAAGCTGACAAGTGCGGAGGTGGTGTCGCGCATGTTGGTGGATGTGCAAACACAGATTGGTGCAGTCAACGATTTTCCCGCAGAGATTGAAACGCCGATTGTGCGTGAGTTGGATTGGAACGAGCCGGTTGTTGATATTGCCATTAAAGCCGATATGCCGTTACCCGAACTAAAACGCTACGCCGAAGCATTGAAACGAACCTTGAAGCTTGATTATGGCGTCTCTTTGGTCGATGTGGCGGGGTTTTCGGATCATCAATTGCGGGTTGAGCTTAACCCGATTGCGGTACGTCAGTTAGGTTTGAATGTGAGTGACATTGCCGCCAAATTGTCGCGACAGAACATTAAATTACCAAGTGGTAATGTCGAGCTGGAAGATAGAAACTATTTGCTGCGTTTTGATGGTCAACAGGTAACACCAGAAACGCTGGCACAAATTGTGGTGGGCGCGGATAAAAATGGCGGCGTTGTTCGTCTTCGCGATATCGCCACTATTACGGATCGCTTTGAACTCGACGAGCAGAAGATCTTGTTTGATGGCGAGCCTTCAGCCATGTTGCGCATCAGCAAAAACAAAGCGGATGATGCCTTAAGAATCAAAGACCGTGTTGCGCAGTTCGTTGATCAAGAAAATGCGACCGCACCAGCAGGGGTTGAACTGGTGCTAACGAATGATCTCTCTTCGCTACTGTGGGACCGCCTCACTATGATGGTGCGCAATGGTTGGCAAGGGGTCATTCTTGTCTTCGGCGTCATGTGGCTGTTTTTTAGCTTTCGGTATTCTTTTTGGGTCGCCGCAGGCTTGCCAGTGGCTTTCTTAGGTAGCATGTATTTGATGGCGAGTCTGGGGCTGTCGATCAATATTATGTCGCTGGTGGCACTGTTAATGGCGATTGGTATCATGATGGATGATGCTATCGTGATCTCCGAATCGATCGCGTCGCATATCGACAAAGGGCAGAAGGTGAAAGATGCGGTCTACAACGGCGTGAAAAAGGTGCTGCCGGGCGTGATGTCCTCTTACCTCACCACTATCTGTATCTTTGGTAGCTTGATTTTTCTTCAAGGGGAGATGGGGGCGGTGCTTCGCGTGGTGCCGCAAGTCTTGATCCTTGTATTGACGTTAAGCTTGGTCGAAGCGTTTCTGATTCTGCCTAATCACCTCCGTCACTCCCTTGAACATCACCCCGGCGGCGACAAAGAGTCAGGGTGGAAAGCACGCTTCTTAGCCAAATTTGAGTCATTCAGGAATAACCAATTGGTGACTGCTGTCAGTGCGGCCGTTCGCTGGCGGTATGCCTTTGTCGGGGGCGTGATAGGTTTATTGTTTGCCTCTTTTGCTTTACTTGCTGGCGGAGCGTTAAAGTTTGTGGGCTTTCCCGAGTTGGATGGCGATATCATTGAAGCACGTTTGATTTTGCCGCCCGGCTCGACGCTAACGCAGACCGAAGCCGTTGTGGCTGAACTGGTCACCGCGGCGCAGAAACTTGATGCGGAATGGACGGAGCGTGTCGAAGGTGGTGAGCGTTTAGTGCTTAACATTACAGAGCAATACAATTTTAATGCCGATGCAGACGAACGTGGACCGCACGTCGCGACGGTACGGCTCGACTTACAAAGTGCTGAAACGCGTAAAACGTTGATCGATGATTTTGTTGATGCGTGGGAAGCTGAAGTCGGGATATTACCTCATCCCGTTTCGTTAGTGTACAAACAGCCCGCAATGGGGCCGGGTGGCAAAGATTTAGAAATCCGCATGCAGCATGATGATCTCGATATGCTCAAAGCGGCATCACTGGATACACGTCAGTTCCTTGCTTCATTTGAAGGTGTCAGCGGGGTGCTGGATGACATGCGCATGGGTAAACCTGAACTCAGTATTTCAATGCGTCCGGGGGCGGAAGCCTTTGGTGTTGATGGTCAGATGATCGCTTCTCAGCTGCGCGCGGCGTATTACGGCCAAACGGCGGATGAGATTCAAATCGGTGCCGAGAACATCAAAATACAAGTGATGCTGGAAAAGGATCGCATTGGTGATCTGCAAGGTTTAGCCAGCTTCCCGATTGTGATGGCAGATGGCAGCCAATTACCATTGGGCACGATCGCCAATCTTGAATATCAGCGTAATTATGTCCGTATTCAACGCATTGATGGCCTGAGAACCTTAACGGTTTCAGCGGATGTTCGTCAGTCTGTGGTCAGCTCGGCAGAAGTGTTACGTCAGTTTAGACAAGAACTTCAACCTGAATTGATGAAGGTTTATCCGGGATTAAGGTTTAACTTTGAAGGCGCAGCGAAAGATACCGCTGAAACGGGCAGTTCGATGGCGACAGGTTTTGCACTGGGTATCTTTGGTGTCTTTGTGATTTTGAGCTTTCAATTTCGCAGCTACATTGAACCATTCGTGGTTTTAATTGCTATTCCACTTGCACTGATCGGTGTGCTCTGGGGGCATTGGCTACTCGGCCATCCGCTGAGTATGCCGAGTATGATGGGATTTGTATCCCTTGCTGGGGTTGTAGTGAATGACTCGATTTTGCTGGTGCAGTATATCCGTCATCATTTAGATGAAGGGGATGACATCTACACCGCGGTCGTACAGGCAAGCCGTGAACGCTTTCGCGCTGTGTTCCTCACTTCTGTGACCACCGCTGCGGGTCTTCTCCCGCTGTTGTTAGAGACCAGTTTACAAGCGCAGGTGATTAAGCCGCTCGTCATTTCGATTGTGTTTGGTATCTTCACATCCACACTACTTGTGCTATTTATGATCCCTTCTGCTTACGCCATTTTAGGTGATTTTGGGTTAGTTAAACGCCACAGCGCGCTGGATGAAGAGCAGCCTTTAAAACTGGCATCGTAG
- a CDS encoding VOC family protein, which produces MSETMGLNHLGLSVSDLEASKSFFVDVLGWQESGYDPSYPRTAVTDGVLRLTLWQVDASLNGVEFNRRRNVGLHHLAIQVPSEAKLNELYKKVEAHPQCQIEFAPELLSGGPRKHMMFNEPSGLRLELIWPGE; this is translated from the coding sequence ATGTCGGAAACAATGGGCTTGAATCACCTTGGATTGTCGGTGAGTGACTTAGAGGCGAGTAAATCTTTTTTTGTTGATGTGCTTGGCTGGCAAGAGTCAGGATATGATCCGTCATACCCGAGAACAGCAGTGACAGATGGGGTACTGCGTTTAACCCTTTGGCAGGTGGATGCGAGTCTCAATGGTGTTGAGTTTAATCGCAGGAGAAATGTTGGGCTGCATCACTTAGCGATCCAAGTGCCATCTGAGGCCAAGCTCAATGAACTGTACAAAAAAGTTGAAGCTCACCCGCAGTGCCAAATTGAATTTGCTCCCGAGTTATTATCGGGCGGCCCCCGTAAACATATGATGTTTAATGAGCCATCAGGCCTAAGATTAGAGTTAATTTGGCCGGGTGAGTAG
- a CDS encoding XRE family transcriptional regulator: MMDKQIAQEVCRLLKLELKRSGLSYRELAMTLDLSEVTVKRLLNNAQPLSLQRLVSITTLIEYPLSKLIETAEENVHTLAMFTDEQDRAFMALPALFTFWSKLAVDRLTVAEITEKYQLEEVSVYRYLRHLECVALIELGIHNQVKVLKPGHTAFAQGAQFPSFFTRQRLCLLQQRVEGVTADDKAAFLISLKAELTEEEFSEINQQLKDWMFKMLRQSQQQATRVHLNTRPYTFGFMAAKGSFDGALPPLENLQAAPM; encoded by the coding sequence ATGATGGACAAGCAAATTGCCCAAGAGGTGTGTCGGCTGTTAAAGCTTGAATTGAAACGAAGTGGTCTTTCCTATCGTGAGTTGGCAATGACACTTGATCTCTCCGAGGTGACAGTAAAGCGATTGCTGAACAATGCTCAACCGCTGTCTTTGCAGCGTTTAGTCTCTATCACAACCTTGATTGAATACCCGCTATCGAAATTGATCGAAACGGCAGAAGAAAATGTGCATACCTTAGCTATGTTCACTGACGAACAAGATCGCGCTTTTATGGCATTGCCTGCCTTGTTTACGTTTTGGAGTAAGTTGGCGGTTGATCGTTTAACTGTTGCAGAGATCACCGAGAAATATCAGCTAGAAGAGGTATCCGTATATCGTTATCTTCGCCACCTTGAGTGCGTCGCTCTGATTGAACTTGGGATTCACAATCAAGTGAAAGTGTTGAAGCCGGGCCACACCGCTTTTGCACAGGGGGCGCAATTTCCCTCGTTTTTCACCCGCCAACGCCTCTGTTTGCTACAACAGCGTGTGGAAGGGGTGACCGCAGATGACAAAGCCGCCTTTCTTATCTCTTTGAAAGCGGAGTTAACGGAAGAAGAATTCAGTGAAATCAATCAACAACTTAAAGACTGGATGTTCAAGATGCTGCGTCAAAGTCAACAGCAAGCCACCCGCGTACATTTAAATACTCGCCCTTATACGTTTGGTTTTATGGCGGCAAAAGGCTCATTTGATGGCGCATTGCCGCCGCTAGAGAATTTGCAAGCAGCGCCAATGTAA
- a CDS encoding GFA family protein, with translation MKGSCLCGAVTFQLTGDLPSIYQCHCSLCRKVSGSSSNSALIVARSHFQWRSGENQIKSFATPSGFKSEFCCHCGSPVPNLSADGQSYWVPAGLMSEPISTQVSAHVYVDSRANWDTGFLSDDVDKFAQMPPAIEAG, from the coding sequence GTGAAAGGTAGTTGTTTGTGTGGCGCTGTAACATTCCAATTGACTGGTGACTTGCCATCGATTTATCAATGTCATTGCTCACTGTGTCGCAAGGTTTCGGGATCCTCTTCTAATTCAGCCTTAATTGTAGCGCGGTCTCACTTTCAGTGGCGATCTGGCGAAAACCAAATAAAGTCATTTGCAACGCCATCGGGGTTTAAGTCCGAGTTCTGCTGCCATTGTGGCAGTCCGGTGCCGAATTTAAGCGCTGACGGTCAGTCATATTGGGTTCCTGCCGGGTTAATGTCTGAGCCCATTTCAACCCAAGTGTCTGCGCATGTTTACGTCGATTCACGCGCAAACTGGGATACTGGCTTTTTAAGCGATGATGTTGATAAATTTGCTCAGATGCCCCCAGCGATTGAAGCGGGCTAA
- a CDS encoding efflux RND transporter periplasmic adaptor subunit, whose amino-acid sequence MKLSRKLLFIPAVLVGVVVLVVAIKSRPSPELNPAASRSRLVELMPLEPQAIAPQVVGFGRVTPKVEWQGIAETSGRVVYKSPELEKGRLVEAGTVLVRIDPLDYELRLAQAEADLSSAQAQLKKLAQEEKNLKTQLSLEKQRLAISRQELKRKQDLRQRGLIAQSDVDSEQQAVLASQRTVQELETQLFVMPNERKVTEALVSVNTSRVDEAKRSLEKTEIVLPMDGRIADVNVEKDQVVNLQQVMMVAHGIDAVEIDAQIAIHDMAMLSASFGGVSASNPINTGVDQLDLAVTVTLSSGSQRYEWPATVSRISDSVSLNQATVGVILDVVQDFRQLDPTQAPPLVNGMLVEATLTGFKQPLITVPERAIHGNRIYLYREGKLAIEEVAILFRSQGLVAIRGNVVAGEQLVLNDLLPAVEGMALTPEESPSNGISSEDARLGDQSLDEADRQIEQEQSS is encoded by the coding sequence ATGAAGCTATCACGAAAGCTATTGTTTATCCCGGCGGTACTCGTTGGTGTTGTTGTCTTGGTGGTGGCGATAAAGTCGCGTCCGTCTCCGGAACTCAATCCCGCTGCCAGCCGCAGCCGCTTAGTCGAGTTGATGCCATTGGAACCGCAGGCGATTGCGCCACAAGTCGTTGGCTTTGGACGGGTTACACCGAAAGTGGAATGGCAAGGGATAGCGGAGACCAGTGGTCGAGTTGTTTATAAATCACCAGAGTTAGAAAAGGGACGCTTGGTTGAAGCAGGCACGGTACTGGTGCGTATTGACCCCCTCGATTATGAACTGCGTTTGGCACAAGCTGAAGCAGATTTGAGTTCGGCACAAGCGCAGCTGAAAAAACTGGCTCAAGAAGAGAAAAACCTCAAAACTCAACTGAGTTTAGAGAAACAGCGTCTGGCTATCAGCCGCCAAGAGTTGAAACGAAAACAAGATCTTCGTCAGCGAGGGTTGATTGCACAATCTGATGTCGATAGTGAGCAGCAGGCTGTGTTAGCGAGCCAAAGAACGGTTCAGGAACTGGAAACGCAGCTTTTTGTTATGCCGAATGAGCGAAAAGTGACAGAAGCCCTTGTCAGTGTGAACACTTCGCGGGTAGATGAAGCAAAACGTTCGCTGGAGAAAACAGAAATCGTCTTGCCAATGGATGGTCGCATTGCAGATGTTAATGTCGAGAAAGACCAAGTTGTTAATCTGCAGCAAGTGATGATGGTCGCACATGGTATTGATGCGGTTGAAATCGATGCGCAAATTGCCATTCATGATATGGCCATGTTGTCTGCGTCCTTCGGTGGTGTTTCAGCATCGAACCCGATTAATACAGGTGTTGACCAACTGGACTTGGCAGTGACGGTCACACTGAGCAGTGGTAGCCAGCGATATGAGTGGCCTGCGACAGTGTCACGGATCAGCGACAGTGTCAGCCTGAACCAAGCGACCGTCGGGGTGATTTTAGATGTGGTGCAGGACTTTCGTCAGCTTGACCCAACTCAAGCCCCCCCGCTCGTCAACGGCATGCTCGTTGAAGCGACGTTGACTGGGTTTAAACAACCATTGATTACGGTACCTGAGCGTGCCATCCACGGTAATCGCATTTACCTGTATCGTGAAGGTAAGTTGGCCATCGAAGAAGTTGCGATTCTATTTCGAAGTCAAGGGCTTGTGGCAATTCGAGGTAATGTGGTCGCAGGAGAGCAGTTGGTTCTCAATGATCTTTTACCTGCGGTTGAAGGCATGGCGCTAACCCCTGAGGAGAGCCCATCTAATGGCATATCGTCTGAAGATGCGCGACTAGGCGACCAATCTTTGGATGAGGCCGATCGACAGATTGAGCAGGAGCAGTCATCATGA